AGCGTCCCAAAAGCGAGCGCGCCGGTAGCGATGGCTTTCGCCCGAACGGCGCACGGCCGGAGCGGAGCCGGACCGTCCGCCCGCGTGATAACGAGGCCAAAATCTATCCGCCGCGTCGGCCGCGCGGGAAAGGGCCGACCCCGACCACCAATCCGCATCCGGCGCACGCCACGGCGAGCGACGGCAAGGGCGAGCCGCAACGCATCGCCAAGCTGCTGGCGCGCGCAGGCGTGGCGTCCCGCCGCGAGATCGAGCGGATGATCGAGGATGGCCGCATCGCCAAGGATGGCGTGGTGATCGATACGCCGGCCACGCTGCTGACGTCGCTCCATGGCGTGACGGTGGATGACGTCGCTGTGGCAGCACCCGCGCCCACGCGCCTGTTCCTGTTTCACAAGCCCGCCGGCTTCCTGACGACCGAGCGCGATCCGGCCGGGCGACCGACCATCTACGACCGGCTGCCCGCGGACCTGCCGCGCGTCATGCCGATCGGGCGGCTGGACATGAATACCGAAGGGCTGCTGCTGCTGACCACCGATGGCGAGTTCAAGCGCGCGATGGAATTGCCCGCGACCGGCGTGCCGCGCACCTATCGCGCCCGCGCCTTTGGCGAGGTGAGCCAGCAGCAACTGGAGGATCTGTTCGACGGACTGGAGATCGATGGCATCCGCTATGGCGCGATCGAGGCGAATCTGGAACGGCGCACCGGGCGCAACCAGTGGATCGAGATGACGCTGACCGAAGGCAAGAACCGCGAAGTGCGGCGGGTGCTCGAACATCTGGACCTGAAGGTCAACCGGCTGATCCGGACCAGCTATGGACCTTTCCTTCTGGGCGAACTGCCGGTCGGCGCGGTCGAGGAGGTGCGCGAGCATGACCTGGCCTATTTCCGGAAGAGCTTGAAGGACGCAGGAAAGAACAAGGACGCATGAGGATCATTTCTGGCCAATGGCGCGGGCGGCCGCTGACCGCACCCAAGGGCGACGCGACGCGACCGACCGGCGACCGGACCCGCGAGACGCTGTTTTCCATGTTGGTGAGCCGGATCGGATCGTTCGAGGGGTTGAGCGTGGCCGACTTCTTCGCCGGGTCAGGGGCGCTGGGGTTCGAGGCGCTGTCCCGGGGCGCGGCGTCCTGCCTGTTCGTGGAGCAGGACAAGGCGGCGCTGGACGCGATCCGCGCCAATGGCGATCGGCTGGGCATCCGGCCGGACGTGCGCGCGTCCAGCGTCCTGTCGCTGGGGTCCGCGCCCAAGCCGCTGGACCTCATCTTCATGGACCCGCCCTATGGAACAGGCGCGGGACAAGTGGCGCTCGACAAGCTGGGGCGGCTGGGTTGGACCGGTAGCGCGACCTGGATCAGCATCGAGACAGACCGACGCGAGGATGTGGCGGTAAAGGGTTTTGCCGTCGACGCGGTGCGGGATGTCGGCAAGGCGCGGATCACGCTGCTGCGGGCGGAAGACCAGGCATTCTCGGCCGGACAATGAGACAGCGAAGTAGACAGTTGTAAGGCGTTTTTGCGTATCGCGTTTGATTTTATATATATTTTTCAAATACTTAGATATTTTCTAGAGTGGCGCTGTATCGCATTTCTGCGTAAAATGATGCGCAGACATGCCCGGCGGCCGACGCTAAGCGCCGCGCCGCCGGGCATGTAGGATATTCAGCGCTTGCGCTTTTTCGGCGCTTCGCTGCGATTGATGCAGCTATCCTGCACCGTGCGCGTGCAGATGGGGTAATCCTTCGCTTCGGTCGGCGGAGGCGTCATGTTGCCACCCATGGTGACGGGATTGGCGGACGATCCCATAGGCGCGGCCGGATCCTTGGGCACGCCTGCGGGGGCGGGTGCCATGCCCGGATCGGCCGGCACCGCGCCGGTCGGCTGTCCGGCATTGGGGTCGGTTTCCGGTGCGGCGGGGGCGGCCGGGGGCACGGGCGCAGCAGGCGGCGTCGCCGCCGGATCAGCGGGCGGGGCTGGCTCCGTGGGCGGGGTCATGGCGCCACCGGGCGGCTGGCTGCCGGGCGCGGGCATATCCTGCGCCACGGCCATGCCGCTGATGGTGGTGAAGCTGAGCAATGCAGCGCCTGCAAGCATGATGGATTTCATGGGACATCCTTTCCACTGTTCTTCGACCGTTCGGTCGCCCATTTCTCAGATGGGCGCGGGAAAAACCGGACTGATGACGCCCC
This window of the Sphingobium sp. CR2-8 genome carries:
- a CDS encoding Fe-S oxidoreductase; this encodes MKSIMLAGAALLSFTTISGMAVAQDMPAPGSQPPGGAMTPPTEPAPPADPAATPPAAPVPPAAPAAPETDPNAGQPTGAVPADPGMAPAPAGVPKDPAAPMGSSANPVTMGGNMTPPPTEAKDYPICTRTVQDSCINRSEAPKKRKR
- the rsmD gene encoding 16S rRNA (guanine(966)-N(2))-methyltransferase RsmD, whose protein sequence is MRIISGQWRGRPLTAPKGDATRPTGDRTRETLFSMLVSRIGSFEGLSVADFFAGSGALGFEALSRGAASCLFVEQDKAALDAIRANGDRLGIRPDVRASSVLSLGSAPKPLDLIFMDPPYGTGAGQVALDKLGRLGWTGSATWISIETDRREDVAVKGFAVDAVRDVGKARITLLRAEDQAFSAGQ
- a CDS encoding pseudouridine synthase, with protein sequence MEPPKKSGPPRRAGPGGPKRPGGPGKRPGAPAGRGVSPRSGDGDGKPRFDKGEPGRTSRARDDRGRTEGSAPGARPARGAGSRDATAKPHNPRSAGERTDRVRAERPKSERAGSDGFRPNGARPERSRTVRPRDNEAKIYPPRRPRGKGPTPTTNPHPAHATASDGKGEPQRIAKLLARAGVASRREIERMIEDGRIAKDGVVIDTPATLLTSLHGVTVDDVAVAAPAPTRLFLFHKPAGFLTTERDPAGRPTIYDRLPADLPRVMPIGRLDMNTEGLLLLTTDGEFKRAMELPATGVPRTYRARAFGEVSQQQLEDLFDGLEIDGIRYGAIEANLERRTGRNQWIEMTLTEGKNREVRRVLEHLDLKVNRLIRTSYGPFLLGELPVGAVEEVREHDLAYFRKSLKDAGKNKDA